The DNA window CTGCTGTTCGTGTCCTATTACACGCGAGCCGAATTCGAGGCCGCCGCCCGCGCCGTCGTCACCGGGTCGGTGGCATCCGACGCCTTCGTCAGTGAACGAGCCGGACTCGATTCGGTCGGACGGGTGATCACCGAACTCGGCTTACCGGGCGACCAACGCAAGGTGCTGATCGTCCCGGGTCACGGCTGACCGGTCGGGGGTTGCCACTCAGCCGGGCGCGGCGGCCGACTCACCGAGGTAGGCGCGTTCGATTCGCCTGGGGTCGGCGGCGAGCGCGGCCGCATCGTCGGCCAGCCGGATCTCCCCGTGCACCAGCACGATCGCGCGGTCGGCGACCTCGAGCGCCATCCGCACATGCTGTTCGACGAGGACGATCGCGGTGCCGTCCGTCGCGGCGACGGCCCGCAGCACCGGCAGGATCGACTCGACGACGATCGGCGCGAGACCCATACTGAGCTCGTCGATCAGCAACACCGCGGGACGCTGCAACAGGGCACGGGCGATGGCGAGCATCTGTTGTTCGCCGCCGGAGAGCTGTCCGGCATCGACTTTGAGCCGCGGCCGCAGCGCCGGAAAATGGTGCAGCACCTCGTCGATGGCACTCTTGCGGCCACCGCGCTTACGGACCGCCAGCGCGAGGTTGTCGGCCGTGCTCAACCGCCGGAACAACGCCCGGTCATCGGGAACCAGCACCAGGCCGGCGCGAACGGCTGCGCGGGTACCACCGGCGGCAAGCTCGTGTCCGGCCACCGACACCGTCCCACCCAGCCGGGGCAGCAGCCCGGCCAGCGTGGTCAGCAGCGTCGTCTTCCCGGCTCCGTTGGGTCCGATCAGGGCGACGATCTCACCGTCGTCGACGGTCAGATCCAGCCCGCGCACACAGGGACTCGTCCGCGTGTAACCGGCGTCCAGAGCGTGGCATTCGAGGGCCGTCACGTCGTCATCTCCTCGGGTATCGACGCCTGCGCGTCTCCTGGTTTCGATCCACCTGCACCCACCGGTGCGCCGAGGTAGGCCGCGATCACCCGATCGTCGCGCCGGATCTCCTCGGGTGTGCCGGTCGCGATCACGGCACCGAGATCGAGCACGATGACGCGGTCGCAGATGCCGAGCACCAGATCCATGTCGTGGTCGATGAGCAACATCGTCATGCCGGCTGCCCGCGCAGCCAGCAATCGTTCACCCAACCAACCACTTTCCGAACTGTCGAGGCCGGCGGCCGGCTCGTCGAGCAACGCGATCGTGGGACGGCGGGCCAGCACCCGCGCCACCGACACCAACTGCCGTTGTCCCTGCGACAGGTCGGCGGCAGGCACATCGGCGAGGTGACCGATGTCGAGGAGAGCCAGCACGGAACCGACAGTCCGGGCAGCGTCTTTCGGCGGGCCGGCGGCCCCGGCGAGGAGGTTCTCGGCGACCGACAACTCGTCGTAGAGCTCGATGTCCTGGAAGGTTCGCCCGAGGCCGGCACGGCTGCGCCGATACGCCGAAAGGCCGCCGATGTCGGTACCGCTCAGCAGGATTCGTCCGCGGGCGGGGACGAACCCGCCGATGGCGTCGATCAGGGTCGTCTTGCCGGCGCCGTTGGGGCCGATCAGTCCGACGATCTCACCGGCCCGGACGTCGAAACTCACCGCATCCAGCGCGTTCACGGCACCGTAGCGGACACCGACGTTCTCGACCGTGAGTACGACCTCACCCGCTGGTGCGCGCTCGGCCGGTGGCGGCGCGAGCGCGTCGTCGGCGTCCGACGGTTCGGCCGAAGACCGACGGTCCCGCTGCAGCAGGCGGGGGACCGGGATGCGCGTCAGATGGCCGATGAGCCCGTCGGGGCTGGTGATCACCGTGAGCACCAACAGGATTCCACTGATCAGGAGGTAGTAGTCACCGAAGCTGCCGAAGCGGTCGGACAGGTAGTAGAGCACTCCGCCGGGCGCGAGGAGACCGGCGAGCAACGCACCGGACACCGAGGTCACACCTGCCACGAAGAACACCGCGAACAGGGCGAGTCCCGCGAACACCGCATAGCTGCCCGCAGTGGCCAGCGTCTGCTGATAGGCCAGCAGCGACCCGCCGAGTCCGGCCAGGAACGCGGCCGCCGCAAAGGCGACGAGTTTGGTGACGCCGACGTTGATGCCGGCCGCCGCTGCCGATCGTTCATTGGCCCGCACGGCGAGCATCGATGCGCCGTATCGGCTGCGCCGCAGGGCGGCCACCGCCAGTGCCGCGAGCGCCAGCACCACCAGACAGACGATGCCGAAGGCGATACGTGGGTATCCTTCTCCCGCACCGATTCCCAGGTCCACACCGAAGATCGACGGGCTGTCCACCGGCGCGCCCTGCAGACCGCCGTTGACCGACGGATTGCGAAACCAGAACGCCTCGCAGAACACCGCGAGCGCCAGCGTCGCGACCATCAGCGGCAAACCTCGGACCCGCAGCGCGGGTAGGCCGATCACCACCCCGACGACCAAGGCCACGAGCGCGGCGAGCAACGGGGCCACCGGGAACGGCACACCCAGGTCCGCGGTGAAACGGCTCAGCGCGTACGCGCCCACTCCGGCCAGGGTCAGCTGGGCCAGCGACACCTGACCGGCGTATCCGGTCACCACCACCTGCGAGAGCGCGATCACGGCGAAGATGATGGTCAGGATGACCGCCAGGCGGGCGCTACCCGTGGTCGCCAACAGGGCCAGCACCCCGATGACGAGTCCGATGATCGTGCCCGCGAACAGATGTCGGGGTCGTGGTGATCGGCCGAGGTCCTGTGCGACCACCGCCCCGCGTCCCGGTAGCGGCTTGCCGCGGATGAGGAGGAATCCGATGATCAGCACCAGCGGAATGGCTTCTGCCAGACCGGCGTCGGGCATCCAGTCCACGAGCGACTGCAGATTGGTGGCCTCCGCCTGCAGCATGCCGATGACCAGACCGGCCGACACGGTGAGTGCGATACTCGCGAAGTTTCCGACGAGCGCGGCAGCGAGTGCGGGCACGATGAACATCGAGTACGCGACCGGGTTGAGCGGCACGATCGGCGCGATCACCACCCCGCCGATCGCGGCGGTCCCCGACGACAACGCCCAGTTGCTGATGGCGATGCGGTCGGGCGAGAGGCCGGTGAGCAGAGCACCCTTCTCCGATTCGGCCGCGGCCTCGGTTGCCACACCGAACCTGGTGTAACGCAACACGAGTCCGGCGCAGACCGCCAATCCGACGACGACCGCTGCCAGCCAGATCCGGTCGGTCGGCACGGTCGCGTCGCCGACCCGGAAGGATTGGGGCGCGAAGATGGGCCCGACGGTGGGGGCATCGGCTCCCACCCGTAGCGCCAGCAGTGCCTGGATGACCAGCATCAGACCGATCGACGCGACCGCCTTGGCCAGCACCGGAGCCGAGCGCATCGGCCGAAAGACGATGAGGTAAAGCAGAATTCCGAGAACGGATGCGATCACCACCGCACCGGCGAGTGCCGGTCCCACCCCCAGCCGGCCACCGAGATCGATTCGTGCGTCGAACCCGGGGATCGGGTGGAGCAGGACACCCTGCCGTAGGAACGCATAGGTGTAGGCGGCGTAGAGCGCGACGGCTCCGGTGGCGAAGTTGACCACGCCGGAACTCTTGAAGGTCATCACCAGGGCGAGTCCGAGCGCCGCGTACACCGCGCCGTTGCCCAGTCCCAGCAGAAAGAAGGCGAGATGATCGGTCATTGCACAATCCCCACGATGAACCCAGAACCCGGGGGCGTCCGCGGACGCCCCCGGGCACGGCTGACATGAACCCGCGTCAGTTGTTGACGACGGTGGTGTTGATCAGCTTGACGTCGTCGTCGACGTCGCTGACCAGAATTGCCTTGCTGCACAACGCTCGTAGCTGCGGGATGGCCTTGCCGTTGCAGGTGAACGTCAGTCCGGGTGCGGCCGGCAGCGGCACATCGGTGGCCGTGGACAGCGCCGTGGCGAAGGACTGCGGCGTGACCGGCCCGGTCAGCGACTTACCGACCTCACCGAGCGCCGCGACGACCTGATAGCCGAGGTATCCCAGACCGGACGGATCGGTGTTGGGCGCGTACTTGGCCATCACCGAGCGGTAGAGCACCACACTGGGGTCTTCTGAGGTCGTGTTGACCGTCGTGAAGGCCTTGGACCCCGCGACCGCAGGCTTGCCCACCGCGTCGAGCACGGGCTTGTCCAGGCAGCTGGCGATGAGGTACTTCTTCACCGACGGGGCCGCCGTCTGGAGTGCCTTGAGCGTGGTGATGCACTGCCGCGTGTCGCCGAGAATCGTAACGGCGCCCGGGTTTCCGGCCAGCGCTGCGGTGATCTGCGGCGTCGGGTCGGCTGCACTGGTCGGGATGGTGACCACGTCGAGTTCCACACCGGCGCGCTGGAACATCGGCGTGCCCAGGGCCTTCACCGAGGCGGCCGCATCGCCGCTGTCACCGATGAAGACGGTCAGCTTCTTGACGCCTTCACGTGCGGCCGTGGCGGCCTCACCGCCGAGGACGGCGACGATTCCGCCGGTGAGCATGAAGGATCCCGGCGACGCCATCTCCACCTGGGAGACCGGCGCCTGGGCGATGTAGGGGATTCCCGCGCCGGCGATGATCGGCAGCATCACCGCACCCTGTGCGCCGAGCGGGGTGACCACCGCGGCGACCTTCTGCTCGACCATCTGGTTCGCACAGCGGGTCGCCGAGGCCGGTTCCTCCTGTTGCTTGCACACGACGAGGTCGATCTTGTGCCCGCCGATGCCGCCACCGTTGTTGTTGAGGTACTGGGCGGCTGCCTCGCCGCCCTCCCGCACCATCGGCAGCGTGACCACGCCACCCTCGGGCGCGATGAAGCCGATCTTGATCGGATCACCCGTCGCGGCGTTGCTGGGCAACGCGGTGGTGGTGCCCGCGGCACTCGAGTCGTCGGAGGTGCTGTCGTCGGCGCACGCGGTGATCCCGCCGAGCATGAGCAGAGCCGCGGCGCCGAGAATCCCGGTGGATCTCAGTGCACGCCGCAGCAGTGGTGATGTGGTCAATGTGGTCCCTTCGACACTGATGACACGACACGGCAGATTCCCCCGATGACCAGCCGAGAAGCGAACCCGAAGTGCCAACTGTAAGGCTCACGGTATGGCTTCTGGGAGCAAGGTAGCCCGCCCGTGCGGCGAGCGTGAGG is part of the Gordonia bronchialis DSM 43247 genome and encodes:
- a CDS encoding ATP-binding cassette domain-containing protein gives rise to the protein MTALECHALDAGYTRTSPCVRGLDLTVDDGEIVALIGPNGAGKTTLLTTLAGLLPRLGGTVSVAGHELAAGGTRAAVRAGLVLVPDDRALFRRLSTADNLALAVRKRGGRKSAIDEVLHHFPALRPRLKVDAGQLSGGEQQMLAIARALLQRPAVLLIDELSMGLAPIVVESILPVLRAVAATDGTAIVLVEQHVRMALEVADRAIVLVHGEIRLADDAAALAADPRRIERAYLGESAAAPG
- a CDS encoding ABC transporter substrate-binding protein; its protein translation is MLGGITACADDSTSDDSSAAGTTTALPSNAATGDPIKIGFIAPEGGVVTLPMVREGGEAAAQYLNNNGGGIGGHKIDLVVCKQQEEPASATRCANQMVEQKVAAVVTPLGAQGAVMLPIIAGAGIPYIAQAPVSQVEMASPGSFMLTGGIVAVLGGEAATAAREGVKKLTVFIGDSGDAAASVKALGTPMFQRAGVELDVVTIPTSAADPTPQITAALAGNPGAVTILGDTRQCITTLKALQTAAPSVKKYLIASCLDKPVLDAVGKPAVAGSKAFTTVNTTSEDPSVVLYRSVMAKYAPNTDPSGLGYLGYQVVAALGEVGKSLTGPVTPQSFATALSTATDVPLPAAPGLTFTCNGKAIPQLRALCSKAILVSDVDDDVKLINTTVVNN
- a CDS encoding branched-chain amino acid ABC transporter permease/ATP-binding protein — translated: MTDHLAFFLLGLGNGAVYAALGLALVMTFKSSGVVNFATGAVALYAAYTYAFLRQGVLLHPIPGFDARIDLGGRLGVGPALAGAVVIASVLGILLYLIVFRPMRSAPVLAKAVASIGLMLVIQALLALRVGADAPTVGPIFAPQSFRVGDATVPTDRIWLAAVVVGLAVCAGLVLRYTRFGVATEAAAESEKGALLTGLSPDRIAISNWALSSGTAAIGGVVIAPIVPLNPVAYSMFIVPALAAALVGNFASIALTVSAGLVIGMLQAEATNLQSLVDWMPDAGLAEAIPLVLIIGFLLIRGKPLPGRGAVVAQDLGRSPRPRHLFAGTIIGLVIGVLALLATTGSARLAVILTIIFAVIALSQVVVTGYAGQVSLAQLTLAGVGAYALSRFTADLGVPFPVAPLLAALVALVVGVVIGLPALRVRGLPLMVATLALAVFCEAFWFRNPSVNGGLQGAPVDSPSIFGVDLGIGAGEGYPRIAFGIVCLVVLALAALAVAALRRSRYGASMLAVRANERSAAAAGINVGVTKLVAFAAAAFLAGLGGSLLAYQQTLATAGSYAVFAGLALFAVFFVAGVTSVSGALLAGLLAPGGVLYYLSDRFGSFGDYYLLISGILLVLTVITSPDGLIGHLTRIPVPRLLQRDRRSSAEPSDADDALAPPPAERAPAGEVVLTVENVGVRYGAVNALDAVSFDVRAGEIVGLIGPNGAGKTTLIDAIGGFVPARGRILLSGTDIGGLSAYRRSRAGLGRTFQDIELYDELSVAENLLAGAAGPPKDAARTVGSVLALLDIGHLADVPAADLSQGQRQLVSVARVLARRPTIALLDEPAAGLDSSESGWLGERLLAARAAGMTMLLIDHDMDLVLGICDRVIVLDLGAVIATGTPEEIRRDDRVIAAYLGAPVGAGGSKPGDAQASIPEEMTT